A region of Lycium barbarum isolate Lr01 chromosome 1, ASM1917538v2, whole genome shotgun sequence DNA encodes the following proteins:
- the LOC132635228 gene encoding vestitone reductase-like, with the protein MEKNEKSIVCVTGGTGYVTSWLIMRFLQSGYSVNTTINNNLDPGASFLEKLPNASNKLKIFRTNPEKPESFQPAIEGCNGVIIGHSVDFEDKNDEETKIQRAITGIIGILKACSDSETIKRVIYTSSDATVGYVTEGQDVVDESSWSDTDFIKKLNPLGAVYSISKTLIEKEVLNFGEKNGVHVMCLNHAWVLGPFVTPQCPEVVRYSLAMILGNWITIEYDSGVIALVHIDDVARAHIFLLECPNVKGRYICSSADISPDELSQFLRARYPQYQIPTIDCLKVTKEFKFPRPSSKKLVDSGFKFKYNLDDMYDGAIASCKQVGSL; encoded by the exons ATGGAGAAGAATGAGAAGAGCATTGTATGTGTAACTGGTGGAACAGGTTATGTAACATCTTGGTTGATAATGAGGTTCCTACAATCTGGTTATTCTGTTAATACCACCATTAATAATAACTTGGATCCAG GAGCAAGTTTCTTGGAGAAATTACCAAATGCATCCAATAAACTCAAAATTTTCAGGACAAATCCTGAAAAGCCCGAAAGCTTTCAACCAGCTATTGAAGGGTGCAATGGAGTCATAATTGGTCATTCTGTTGATTTTGAGGATAAAAACGATGAGGAGACGAAGATTCAAAGAGCTATTACTGGGATTATAGGCATTTTAAAGGCATGTTCGGATTCGGAAACAATTAAACGAGTTATATACACTTCTAGTGATGCTACAGTTGGTTACGTTACTGAGGGTCAAGATGTAGTAGACGAAAGTTCGTGGAGTGATACAGATTTTATCAAAAAGTTGAATCCTTTAGGAGCTGTTTACTCAATAAGTAAAACATTAATAGAAAAAGAAGTTCTAAATTTTGGAGAGAAAAATGGAGTCCATGTTATGTGTTTGAATCATGCTTGGGTTCTTGGCCCTTTTGTTACTCCTCAATGCCCTGAAGTTGTTCGTTACTCCTTGGCTATGATTCTAG GTAATTGGATCACCATAGAGTATGATTCTGGAGTTATCGCATTGGTGCACATAGATGATGTGGCTAGAGCTCACATTTTTCTTTTGGAATGTCCAAATGTTAAAGGGAGGTACATTTGTTCAAGTGCAGATATAAGTCCAGATGAATTGTCTCAATTTTTAAGAGCTAGATATCCTCAATACCAAATCCCAACTATTGA TTGTTTGAAGGTGACAAAAGAGTTCAAATTCCCTCGGCCTAGTTCGAAGAAACTCGTGGACAGTGGATTCAAATTCAAATACAATCTTGATGATATGTATGATGGAGCCATTGCTAGTTGCAAGCAAGTTGGTTCTCTCTAA